Proteins found in one Macaca nemestrina isolate mMacNem1 chromosome 4, mMacNem.hap1, whole genome shotgun sequence genomic segment:
- the LOC105475839 gene encoding U6 snRNA-associated Sm-like protein LSm5 isoform X1 — protein sequence MMDGEESGAGLRFLPPTPPKQKLKSYNLHIPICASAAHNHFSELVDKCIGSRIHIVMKSDKEIVGTLLGFDDFVNMVLEDVTEFEITPEGRRITKLDQILLNGNNITMLVPGGEGPEV from the exons ATGATGGACGGGGAAGAGAGTGGGGCCGGTCTTCGATTCCTTCCTCCCACTCCACCAAAGCAGAAGCTAAAATCCTACAACCTACACATACCAATCTGCGCCTCCGCCGCTCATAACCATTTTTCAG AGCTTGTGGACAAATGTATAGGATCAAGAATTCACATTGTGATGAAGAGTGATAAGGAAATTGTTGGTACTCTTCTAGGATTTGATGACTTTGTCA ATATGGTACTGGAAGATGTCACTGAGTT TGAAATCacaccagaaggaagaaggatTACTAAATTAGATCAGATTTTgctaaatggaaataatataacAATG CTGGTTCCTGGAGGAGAAGGACCTGAAGTGTGA
- the LOC105475839 gene encoding U6 snRNA-associated Sm-like protein LSm5 isoform X3 produces the protein MKSDKEIVGTLLGFDDFVNMVLEDVTEFEITPEGRRITKLDQILLNGNNITMLVPGGEGPEV, from the exons ATGAAGAGTGATAAGGAAATTGTTGGTACTCTTCTAGGATTTGATGACTTTGTCA ATATGGTACTGGAAGATGTCACTGAGTT TGAAATCacaccagaaggaagaaggatTACTAAATTAGATCAGATTTTgctaaatggaaataatataacAATG CTGGTTCCTGGAGGAGAAGGACCTGAAGTGTGA
- the LOC105475839 gene encoding U6 snRNA-associated Sm-like protein LSm5 isoform X2, giving the protein MAANATTNPSQLLPLELVDKCIGSRIHIVMKSDKEIVGTLLGFDDFVNMVLEDVTEFEITPEGRRITKLDQILLNGNNITMLVPGGEGPEV; this is encoded by the exons ATGGCGGCTAACGCTACTACCAACCCGTCACAGCTGCTGCCGTTAG AGCTTGTGGACAAATGTATAGGATCAAGAATTCACATTGTGATGAAGAGTGATAAGGAAATTGTTGGTACTCTTCTAGGATTTGATGACTTTGTCA ATATGGTACTGGAAGATGTCACTGAGTT TGAAATCacaccagaaggaagaaggatTACTAAATTAGATCAGATTTTgctaaatggaaataatataacAATG CTGGTTCCTGGAGGAGAAGGACCTGAAGTGTGA